From a single Sebastes umbrosus isolate fSebUmb1 chromosome 17, fSebUmb1.pri, whole genome shotgun sequence genomic region:
- the ccdc61 gene encoding coiled-coil domain-containing protein 61 isoform X1 → MEEGSEVMEDIVVRGVEFSVKIEVDKGLLIVEISDSMTADQWRGDFDPAYIEDLTRKTGNFKQFPIFCSMLESAVRKMSDSVTLDLLTYADLELLRNRKAGVVSRPRGHQQSSVLTAKRYLILIYTVEFDRIHYPLPLPYVGKPDPAALQKEVRALRAELSTVSSHGINKSAELEIQRLRAELAAVKEEKEAMAKVLERLQVSGSGSTPGREDWRAREVVRTLEEQLVKERAKSQRSASKRCQEQRLLMEQFEELRASECALRVRVKSLTSELALLRRGLDILSIRVTPVSSHVSSRVDGEIYRSLSRERRSGYGTGRARSGSRERMEDRGQRSEERGRRADSSGPRARIPRMSPSPTGSRGQRFDPTAYIQDRQRRLKEADFKKQRKVRRDMMTSPIIPERGRSRSREAYPQMVRSGSRGRSLSVERRGSRNSSDGSLVDMDEMAKTMFRGRKQTYNGPSVSRGGLLTRKPLCSTPTHRMKDKESSLDTGAELSEIDARLLALQEYMRDLDTGH, encoded by the exons ATGGAGGAGGGCTCTGAGGTGATGGAGGATATTGTAGTTCGAGGAGTGGAGTTTTCTGTGAAGATCGAGGTGGACAAGGGTTTGCTGATAGTCGAAATCTCTGACTCAATGACAGCAGATCAATGGAGGGGGGACTTTGATCCAGCAT aCATTGAGGACCTCACACGCAAAACCGGGAACTTCAAGCAGTTCCCTATTTTCTGCAGCATGTTGGAATCAGCTGTTAGAAAG ATGAGTGATTCGGTTACACTTGACCTCTTGACCTACGCTGACCTGGAGCTGCTACGTAACAGAAAAGCAGGAGTGGTTAGTCGTCCTCGCGGCCACCAGCAGTCGTCTGTCCTCACAGCCAAAAGATATCTAATCCTCATATACACCGTGGAGTTTGACAG GATACACTACCCCTTACCGCTGCCCTATGTGGGTAAGCCTGACCCGGCTGCCCTGCAGAAGGAAGTCCGAGCTCTGAGGGCTGAGCTCAGCACCGTCTCCTCTCATGGAATTAACAAATCGGCAGAACTAGAAATACAGCGGCTACGAGCAGA GCTGGCTGCGgtgaaagaagagaaagaggctATGGCTAAGGTTTTGGAGCGATTGCAGGTCAGTGGAAGCGGTTCCACACCTGGACGGGAGGACTGGAGGGCCAGAGAAGTGGTGAGGACGCTGGAGGAGCAGCTCGTCAAGGAGAGGGCCAAAAGTCAACGCTCGGCGAGCAAGAGATGCCAGGAGCAGCGACTCCTAATGGAGCAG TTCGAGGAGCTGAGAGCATCAGAGTGTGCTCTCCGTGTACGTGTCAAGAGTCTCACCAGTGAGCTGGCGCTACTGCGTAGAGGGTTAGACATTCTAAGCAT CAGAGTGACGCCTGTGTCCAGTCACGTCAGCTCTCGAGTCGACGGGGAAATCTATCGCTCTCTCTCCCGcgagaggaggtcggggtacGGGACAGGCCGGGCTCGCTCAGGATCTAGAGAACggatggaggacagagggcAAAGGTCAGAGGAAAGGGGAAGAAGAGCAGACTCTTCGGGACCACGAGCTCGCATACCCAGGATGTCACCTTCTCCAACTG GGTCACGGGGTCAACGCTTTGACCCAACTGCTTACATCCAGGACAGACAGCGCAGACTGAAAGAGGCAGATTTCAAAAA ACAGAGGAAGGTACGGAGGGACATGATGACATCACCCATTATCCCTGAGAGGGGGCGTTCACGCTCCAGAGAGGCCTATCCTCAGATGGTCCGGTCTGGCAGCAGAGGCAGGAGTTTATCAGTGGAGCGGAGAGGGAGCAGGAACTCCTCTGACGGCTCGTTAGTGGATATGGATGAAATGGCCAAAACGATGTTCAG AGGAAGAAAACAGACTTACAATGGACCCAGTGTG TCTAGAGGAGGCCTTTTGACCAGGAAGCCATTATGCAGTACTCCAACACACCGAATGAAAGACAAAG AGAGCTCCTTAGATACGGGTGCTGAGCTGTCGGAGATCGACGCCAGGCTGTTGGCACTTCAGGAGTACATGAGGGACCTGGATACAGGACACTAA
- the ccdc61 gene encoding coiled-coil domain-containing protein 61 isoform X3 — protein sequence MEEGSEVMEDIVVRGVEFSVKIEVDKGLLIVEISDSMTADQWRGDFDPAYIEDLTRKTGNFKQFPIFCSMLESAVRKMSDSVTLDLLTYADLELLRNRKAGVVSRPRGHQQSSVLTAKRYLILIYTVEFDRIHYPLPLPYVGKPDPAALQKEVRALRAELSTVSSHGINKSAELEIQRLRAELAAVKEEKEAMAKVLERLQVSGSGSTPGREDWRAREVVRTLEEQLVKERAKSQRSASKRCQEQRLLMEQFEELRASECALRVRVKSLTSELALLRRGVTPVSSHVSSRVDGEIYRSLSRERRSGYGTGRARSGSRERMEDRGQRSEERGRRADSSGPRARIPRMSPSPTGSRGQRFDPTAYIQDRQRRLKEADFKKQRKVRRDMMTSPIIPERGRSRSREAYPQMVRSGSRGRSLSVERRGSRNSSDGSLVDMDEMAKTMFRGRKQTYNGPSVSRGGLLTRKPLCSTPTHRMKDKESSLDTGAELSEIDARLLALQEYMRDLDTGH from the exons ATGGAGGAGGGCTCTGAGGTGATGGAGGATATTGTAGTTCGAGGAGTGGAGTTTTCTGTGAAGATCGAGGTGGACAAGGGTTTGCTGATAGTCGAAATCTCTGACTCAATGACAGCAGATCAATGGAGGGGGGACTTTGATCCAGCAT aCATTGAGGACCTCACACGCAAAACCGGGAACTTCAAGCAGTTCCCTATTTTCTGCAGCATGTTGGAATCAGCTGTTAGAAAG ATGAGTGATTCGGTTACACTTGACCTCTTGACCTACGCTGACCTGGAGCTGCTACGTAACAGAAAAGCAGGAGTGGTTAGTCGTCCTCGCGGCCACCAGCAGTCGTCTGTCCTCACAGCCAAAAGATATCTAATCCTCATATACACCGTGGAGTTTGACAG GATACACTACCCCTTACCGCTGCCCTATGTGGGTAAGCCTGACCCGGCTGCCCTGCAGAAGGAAGTCCGAGCTCTGAGGGCTGAGCTCAGCACCGTCTCCTCTCATGGAATTAACAAATCGGCAGAACTAGAAATACAGCGGCTACGAGCAGA GCTGGCTGCGgtgaaagaagagaaagaggctATGGCTAAGGTTTTGGAGCGATTGCAGGTCAGTGGAAGCGGTTCCACACCTGGACGGGAGGACTGGAGGGCCAGAGAAGTGGTGAGGACGCTGGAGGAGCAGCTCGTCAAGGAGAGGGCCAAAAGTCAACGCTCGGCGAGCAAGAGATGCCAGGAGCAGCGACTCCTAATGGAGCAG TTCGAGGAGCTGAGAGCATCAGAGTGTGCTCTCCGTGTACGTGTCAAGAGTCTCACCAGTGAGCTGGCGCTACTGCGTAGAGG AGTGACGCCTGTGTCCAGTCACGTCAGCTCTCGAGTCGACGGGGAAATCTATCGCTCTCTCTCCCGcgagaggaggtcggggtacGGGACAGGCCGGGCTCGCTCAGGATCTAGAGAACggatggaggacagagggcAAAGGTCAGAGGAAAGGGGAAGAAGAGCAGACTCTTCGGGACCACGAGCTCGCATACCCAGGATGTCACCTTCTCCAACTG GGTCACGGGGTCAACGCTTTGACCCAACTGCTTACATCCAGGACAGACAGCGCAGACTGAAAGAGGCAGATTTCAAAAA ACAGAGGAAGGTACGGAGGGACATGATGACATCACCCATTATCCCTGAGAGGGGGCGTTCACGCTCCAGAGAGGCCTATCCTCAGATGGTCCGGTCTGGCAGCAGAGGCAGGAGTTTATCAGTGGAGCGGAGAGGGAGCAGGAACTCCTCTGACGGCTCGTTAGTGGATATGGATGAAATGGCCAAAACGATGTTCAG AGGAAGAAAACAGACTTACAATGGACCCAGTGTG TCTAGAGGAGGCCTTTTGACCAGGAAGCCATTATGCAGTACTCCAACACACCGAATGAAAGACAAAG AGAGCTCCTTAGATACGGGTGCTGAGCTGTCGGAGATCGACGCCAGGCTGTTGGCACTTCAGGAGTACATGAGGGACCTGGATACAGGACACTAA
- the ccdc61 gene encoding coiled-coil domain-containing protein 61 isoform X2 → MEEGSEVMEDIVVRGVEFSVKIEVDKGLLIVEISDSMTADQWRGDFDPAYIEDLTRKTGNFKQFPIFCSMLESAVRKMSDSVTLDLLTYADLELLRNRKAGVVSRPRGHQQSSVLTAKRYLILIYTVEFDRIHYPLPLPYVGKPDPAALQKEVRALRAELSTVSSHGINKSAELEIQRLRAELAAVKEEKEAMAKVLERLQVSGSGSTPGREDWRAREVVRTLEEQLVKERAKSQRSASKRCQEQRLLMEQFEELRASECALRVRVKSLTSELALLRRGRVTPVSSHVSSRVDGEIYRSLSRERRSGYGTGRARSGSRERMEDRGQRSEERGRRADSSGPRARIPRMSPSPTGSRGQRFDPTAYIQDRQRRLKEADFKKQRKVRRDMMTSPIIPERGRSRSREAYPQMVRSGSRGRSLSVERRGSRNSSDGSLVDMDEMAKTMFRGRKQTYNGPSVSRGGLLTRKPLCSTPTHRMKDKESSLDTGAELSEIDARLLALQEYMRDLDTGH, encoded by the exons ATGGAGGAGGGCTCTGAGGTGATGGAGGATATTGTAGTTCGAGGAGTGGAGTTTTCTGTGAAGATCGAGGTGGACAAGGGTTTGCTGATAGTCGAAATCTCTGACTCAATGACAGCAGATCAATGGAGGGGGGACTTTGATCCAGCAT aCATTGAGGACCTCACACGCAAAACCGGGAACTTCAAGCAGTTCCCTATTTTCTGCAGCATGTTGGAATCAGCTGTTAGAAAG ATGAGTGATTCGGTTACACTTGACCTCTTGACCTACGCTGACCTGGAGCTGCTACGTAACAGAAAAGCAGGAGTGGTTAGTCGTCCTCGCGGCCACCAGCAGTCGTCTGTCCTCACAGCCAAAAGATATCTAATCCTCATATACACCGTGGAGTTTGACAG GATACACTACCCCTTACCGCTGCCCTATGTGGGTAAGCCTGACCCGGCTGCCCTGCAGAAGGAAGTCCGAGCTCTGAGGGCTGAGCTCAGCACCGTCTCCTCTCATGGAATTAACAAATCGGCAGAACTAGAAATACAGCGGCTACGAGCAGA GCTGGCTGCGgtgaaagaagagaaagaggctATGGCTAAGGTTTTGGAGCGATTGCAGGTCAGTGGAAGCGGTTCCACACCTGGACGGGAGGACTGGAGGGCCAGAGAAGTGGTGAGGACGCTGGAGGAGCAGCTCGTCAAGGAGAGGGCCAAAAGTCAACGCTCGGCGAGCAAGAGATGCCAGGAGCAGCGACTCCTAATGGAGCAG TTCGAGGAGCTGAGAGCATCAGAGTGTGCTCTCCGTGTACGTGTCAAGAGTCTCACCAGTGAGCTGGCGCTACTGCGTAGAGG CAGAGTGACGCCTGTGTCCAGTCACGTCAGCTCTCGAGTCGACGGGGAAATCTATCGCTCTCTCTCCCGcgagaggaggtcggggtacGGGACAGGCCGGGCTCGCTCAGGATCTAGAGAACggatggaggacagagggcAAAGGTCAGAGGAAAGGGGAAGAAGAGCAGACTCTTCGGGACCACGAGCTCGCATACCCAGGATGTCACCTTCTCCAACTG GGTCACGGGGTCAACGCTTTGACCCAACTGCTTACATCCAGGACAGACAGCGCAGACTGAAAGAGGCAGATTTCAAAAA ACAGAGGAAGGTACGGAGGGACATGATGACATCACCCATTATCCCTGAGAGGGGGCGTTCACGCTCCAGAGAGGCCTATCCTCAGATGGTCCGGTCTGGCAGCAGAGGCAGGAGTTTATCAGTGGAGCGGAGAGGGAGCAGGAACTCCTCTGACGGCTCGTTAGTGGATATGGATGAAATGGCCAAAACGATGTTCAG AGGAAGAAAACAGACTTACAATGGACCCAGTGTG TCTAGAGGAGGCCTTTTGACCAGGAAGCCATTATGCAGTACTCCAACACACCGAATGAAAGACAAAG AGAGCTCCTTAGATACGGGTGCTGAGCTGTCGGAGATCGACGCCAGGCTGTTGGCACTTCAGGAGTACATGAGGGACCTGGATACAGGACACTAA